One Bradyrhizobium sp. ISRA464 genomic window carries:
- the sdhC gene encoding succinate dehydrogenase, cytochrome b556 subunit — MTARIERPLSPHIQTYRWSLTMALSIVHRATGIALYFGTLLLAWWLIAAASGPTAYANVQAFTGSVIGKLIVFGYTWALMHHLLSGIRHFVWDLGYGFKANEREALTWGALVGGVSLTVLIWIIAYAVGGGR, encoded by the coding sequence ATGACCGCCAGGATCGAACGACCCCTTTCGCCCCATATACAAACCTATCGCTGGAGCCTGACGATGGCGCTATCCATCGTCCACCGCGCCACGGGTATTGCGCTCTATTTCGGCACGCTGCTGCTCGCCTGGTGGCTGATTGCGGCGGCTTCCGGTCCCACCGCCTACGCCAACGTCCAGGCCTTCACCGGCAGCGTCATCGGCAAGCTGATCGTGTTCGGCTACACTTGGGCGCTGATGCACCACCTGCTGAGCGGCATCCGGCATTTCGTCTGGGATCTCGGCTACGGGTTCAAGGCCAATGAGCGCGAGGCGCTGACCTGGGGCGCCCTGGTCGGCGGCGTCTCGCTCACCGTCCTCATCTGGATCATTGCCTACGCTGTCGGAGGTGGACGATGA
- the sdhD gene encoding succinate dehydrogenase, hydrophobic membrane anchor protein produces MRTPLARVRNLGASHSGTGDFWRQRLTAVAMTLLIIPVIVVVIMLLGRNQAGAAQILGSLPIAVILLLFIIASTWHMKIGMQVVIEDYVHNEKLKIASVMANNFFCFVVAMASIYAILKLSSGV; encoded by the coding sequence ATGCGCACGCCGCTGGCGCGCGTCCGCAACCTTGGCGCCTCGCACAGCGGCACGGGCGACTTCTGGCGTCAGCGCCTCACGGCAGTCGCCATGACGTTGCTGATCATCCCCGTGATCGTCGTGGTGATCATGCTGCTCGGCCGCAACCAGGCCGGCGCGGCGCAAATCCTCGGCTCGCTGCCCATCGCAGTCATCCTGCTGCTCTTCATCATCGCCAGCACCTGGCACATGAAGATCGGCATGCAGGTCGTGATCGAAGACTACGTGCATAACGAGAAGCTGAAGATCGCGAGCGTGATGGCGAACAACTTCTTCTGCTTCGTGGTCGCGATGGCCTCGATCTACGCAATCCTCAAATTGTCGTCGGGAGTGTAA